The following is a genomic window from Litorimonas taeanensis.
TACCACATTTCAAGTTGCGCCTTATAAGGTACGATTTGTTTTGTATAACAAACGTCGCGGTCAACAGCCTGCGTTAGAACCATTTCCTCGTCACGGAAGACGATAGACCCTACACCTGTAATACCTGGGCGAACCTTCTCAAAAACAACATTATACTCATCTGGATATAAATTATGCACACGTAACATTTGCGGGCGAGGTCCAACGAGACTCATTTTTCCGCGAAAGACATCCCAGAGCTGAATAATTTCATTAATTTTTGTCTTACGTAAAAACTTACCAACAGGAAGAATTCGTGGGTCACCCTTAGTTGTGTAATCGCCCGCCTTCATGAAAGCCGCACTTTTTACCATTGTCGCAAATTTTGTAATATTAAAGGGTTTATTTTTATACCCCATTCTCTCTTGCAAAAAGAAAATCTCGCCCTCACCCGTTAACCGAAGAACCAGCATGGTGAGTAATAATATGGGCGCCAAAATTATAAGGGCTAGACCACTTGAAGTGATATCGAACGCGCGTTTTAACATTACATTCTTCCATCTAAATATCGGCCCGTTTCCATATGATCGAAATTGGGTATCATCGCGTTAAACAAATCAACAATGGGCTTCTTTTCCCATGTTTGTGATTCACGAATAGAAGCAATCTCTTTCAAGAAACCATCCAATTGCTGACTATCAAAATCAAGCTGGGATTTAATTATGCCGAGATTTTCAAAGCGCTCCATATCGAGCGTCTCCGCACTCGTAAAGAATTCTTCATAGCTCTTTTCACCCGTCGTGTCCGATGAGAAGAAATATACAGGCCATTTTTTTTGACCAATTAATTCAGAAGCGCGGTCACGCGCTTCATCTTCGGAAGAACACGCATAGGGCGTGAAACCAAGAGCCTCTAAGTAATTCACGGCAATGTCCGAAAATTTTGTAAGTTGTAAAGCTTCGCTCATTTTCGGAAAGAATATATCGCGGTTTTCGCCAAGAATACATGATGCGAGGCAAAGCTCTCCTGCCTCTTGTGGTACGACAAAGTAACGTCGAACATCATTGGGCGCAGAGATAGGCTGTTGTTTCGCAAAACGCTGATTAAAACCATGTAATAGCGAGCCATCTGAGAATGCCACATTCGCGAAACGCGCCGTAGAAATATCAAGGGTTGAGCTTTCGCGCATCAAAAACATTTCCATAATGCGTTTGCTCGCGCCCATCATGTTAACGGGGTTGGCGGCTTTATCCGTGGAAACACAGAAATACTTCTTTGCGCCGCCCGCCTTAGCTTGGGCCAAGGTCGAAATCGTATTCAGGATGTTCACTTCGATCATTCGCATTAATGTGAATGGGTCCTTTTCAGATCTAACATGCTTCAAAGCCGATAG
Proteins encoded in this region:
- a CDS encoding sugar transferase, which gives rise to MLKRAFDITSSGLALIILAPILLLTMLVLRLTGEGEIFFLQERMGYKNKPFNITKFATMVKSAAFMKAGDYTTKGDPRILPVGKFLRKTKINEIIQLWDVFRGKMSLVGPRPQMLRVHNLYPDEYNVVFEKVRPGITGVGSIVFRDEEMVLTQAVDRDVCYTKQIVPYKAQLEMWYAENASFILDIKIIFMTLWYIVKPESRLMNKILPDHLQIDVSTFTGEI
- a CDS encoding UDP-N-acetylglucosamine 4,6-dehydratase; protein product: MNVLSIIDRQDLLFKNDISRHEEELSARVAESRFLVIGGAGTIGQAVTREIFKRKPKALHAVDISENNLVELVRDIRSTLGYIDGDFRTFALDCGSREFAALLAMEEGYDYVLNLSALKHVRSEKDPFTLMRMIEVNILNTISTLAQAKAGGAKKYFCVSTDKAANPVNMMGASKRIMEMFLMRESSTLDISTARFANVAFSDGSLLHGFNQRFAKQQPISAPNDVRRYFVVPQEAGELCLASCILGENRDIFFPKMSEALQLTKFSDIAVNYLEALGFTPYACSSEDEARDRASELIGQKKWPVYFFSSDTTGEKSYEEFFTSAETLDMERFENLGIIKSQLDFDSQQLDGFLKEIASIRESQTWEKKPIVDLFNAMIPNFDHMETGRYLDGRM